The following proteins come from a genomic window of Mycolicibacterium rufum:
- a CDS encoding LysR family transcriptional regulator yields MELRQLEYFVAVVEERSFTRAAQRERVAQPAVSAQIQRLERQVGQPLVTRSRGDVRLTQAGAAMLPHARAALGAVRAARQAVDEVANLVRGTVAIGTVTLHPVDVARLMAEFHGAHPGVEISLRTDTSDVLLAELAGGSLDAAIVSLAVDETPAGIDCVVITDEIIEPAVSVSHPLRTRRALSLPQLCEHPLISLPSGTGLRSRLDTACAAAGLRPRVAFEASSPAEVAELARHGLGVAILPRSMARNTAGLHAMRLTPRLRGRLVWAWRRDATSPAARLFCALASRSLRGAPPADPE; encoded by the coding sequence ATGGAGCTTCGCCAGCTCGAGTATTTCGTCGCCGTTGTGGAGGAACGCAGTTTCACGCGGGCGGCGCAGCGTGAGCGGGTGGCCCAGCCCGCGGTCAGCGCGCAGATCCAGCGCCTCGAGCGGCAGGTGGGTCAGCCGCTGGTGACGCGATCCCGCGGTGATGTCCGGCTGACCCAGGCCGGCGCCGCGATGCTGCCGCACGCCCGGGCGGCGCTCGGTGCCGTCCGCGCCGCCCGGCAGGCGGTCGACGAGGTGGCGAACCTGGTGCGCGGCACTGTCGCGATCGGCACGGTGACCTTGCATCCGGTCGACGTGGCGCGCCTGATGGCAGAGTTCCACGGCGCCCATCCCGGGGTCGAGATCAGCCTGCGCACCGACACCTCCGACGTCCTGCTGGCCGAGCTCGCCGGCGGCAGCCTCGACGCCGCCATCGTCTCCCTCGCGGTCGACGAGACGCCGGCGGGCATCGACTGTGTGGTCATCACCGACGAGATCATCGAGCCGGCCGTCTCGGTGAGTCATCCGCTGCGAACCCGCAGGGCCCTGTCGCTGCCGCAGCTGTGCGAGCACCCGCTCATCTCTCTGCCGTCGGGCACCGGCCTGCGGTCGAGGCTCGACACCGCCTGCGCCGCAGCAGGATTACGGCCCCGCGTCGCGTTCGAGGCGTCCAGTCCCGCGGAGGTCGCGGAGCTGGCCCGGCACGGCCTGGGTGTCGCGATCCTGCCGCGGTCGATGGCGCGGAACACCGCCGGACTGCATGCGATGCGGCTCACCCCGCGGTTGCGTGGTCGGCTGGTGTGGGCGTGGCGCCGGGACGCGACGAGCCCGGCCGCCCGGTTGTTCTGCGCGCTCGCCTCCCGTTCGCTCAGGGGCGCACCGCCTGCAGACCCCGAATGA